The DNA region GGATGGCGAGGTCGGCCGGCCGGCCCCGCAACGCCTCCGCGAGCGCGGGCTGCTGGAGCACCACCCGGGCGCCGGGCAGGATGGACCGCTTCCCCGGCGTGCCCGCGGCGAGCAGCACGGCGGCGGCGGACGCGGCCTGGCCGAGGCAGACGGTCTCCACGTCGCAGGTCGTGTACCGCAGGGTGTCGTAGATCGCCGTGGCCGCGCTGAAGGAGCCGCCGGGCGAGTTGATGTACAGCGAGATGTCCCGGTCGGGCGCGAGGTGTTCCAGGTGCAGCAGCTGCGCCATGACGTCGTTCGCGGAGACGTCGTCGACGGGGGTGCCGAGGAAGACGATGCGCTCCTCCAGGAGCTTGGAGTACGGATCCAGCGTGCGCGGGCCCGAGCTGGTGCGCTCGGTGAACTCCGGCAGGACGTGGCGGGCGAACGGCTGCTGCATGGGCGTGCCTCCCGATCTGTACGGCATGCGTGCGGTCGCACGGGCATGCGCGCTGGCGCCGTCGCGAGCGACGACCTCTGTAAAAAATGTACAGGACGTACATGACGTTATGATGGGGGCATGGCCTACGAGATTCCGGTGACGCAAGCCCGCGCAGAGCTCGCCGACCTGATCAACCGCGTTGTCTACGGCAGCGAACGCGTGGTCGTCACGCGTCACGGCAAGCCGCTCGTGGCCCTCGTCTCCGCCGATGACCTGCGTCGACTCGCCGAGCTCGACGAGCTCGAAGAGGCCGAGGCGGTCCGCGCCGCCGCCGGGGAGACCGTGATCAGCTCCGTGTCCTCGCTCGGCTCGTCCACGTCCGGCGCGGGTGGCGAACACCGGCGCTTCGGCATCGCGGCGGAGCACCGCGGGCCGGACAGCATCACCTGAGACACGAAGAAAGGCCGTGTGCCCCCGTCCGCTACGGCGGGGGCACACGGCTGTCCGGGGGCGCGCCCATCTGTCACGGCCGGGGCACGCGGCATTCCGGTGCGGCGCGGCGTCAGCCGACCGGGGCGGGCTCGCGCACCCGGGGCGATGCCGTCGCCGGGGGAGTCTCGCGGCCGCGCCGGGCTCCGACGAGTACGGCTCCGAGGCCGAGGGTCGCCCAGACGGCGAGGGTGACGGCGGGGCCCGTGGCCGCCGCCCCGTCGAAGAACGCGGTCGAGCGCAGGAGCGAGCCGCCCGCTCCCGGCGGCAGCAACTGGCCGATGAGGCCGACCGGTTCGGGCAGCAGCTGCGGCGCCGATGTCACCCCCGAGAACGGATTGCCGAGCAGCACCATCAGGAGCGCACCCACGCCGATGCCCGCCGTTCCCAGCAGCGCTCCGAGGCCGGCCACGGTCGCGGCGACGGCGAGAGCCGACAAGCCGAGCACCCCCGCCTCCGCCCACCAGTCACCCGTGAGGACGCCGAGCCAACTGTCGGCGAGCGCGGCGGCGACGAGTCCGACGAGCGCCGAGGCCAGGACCAGCGTCCCCGCGGCGCGCGGTCCGCGCAGCCCCCGCAGCGTCACCATCGAGCCCGCCGCGACCCCCGCGATGGCCAGCGGCAGCACGCTCGACCCCAGGGCGGCCCCGCGCGGATCGGCGGCCGGGGCGGGTACCACGTCGACCGTCGTGACCCGGGTGCCGTCCGGAGCGCCCTCCGCCACCGCCTGCTGGAGGAGTTGGGCGACGACCGGACTCGCGGCCGAAGCCGTCAGGAGCTTCGGCCCCTGGCCGGTGGCGACGACCGCGCCGTACACCGTCCGGTCCTCGATGGCGTTCCTGGCCGCCGCCTCGTCCGCGTACCGATGGATCTCGAACGCGCCCTCCCGCTGCTGAAGTTGCTTCTGCAGCGGGGCGGTGGCGTGGGCGGGGCCCGCCACGCCGAGCGGCAGATCGCGCGGGGCGTTCCTGGCCGCCGGCCAGGCGAAGGCCCACAGGGCAAGGGCCACGATGAAGGGAACCAGCAGGGCGACCGTCAGCGTGCGGCGGGCCTGCTGGGGCGCGGCAGGGGACGGCGTGGGCATGGGGTTCTCCAGAGCGAAGGGGGTGGGATCGGTGAGGGCGGTCTCTGCGGGGCTGACCTCTAAAGAGAAGGATCGTTCGTTTTTGCTGTGCCCCCACTGTGCGGCGACGGGTATGTGTTGTCAAGAAGGAATGTTCGTTTTACTTTGGACGCATGGCCCGCGTATCCCAGGAACACCTCGACGCCCGCCGCCGCCAGATCCTCGACGGCGCCGCCCTCTGCTTCGCCCGCAACGGCTTCCACGCCACGTCGATGCAGGACGTGCTCAAGGAGGTGGGCCTGTCGGCGGGTGCCGTCTACCGCTACTTCAGCGGCAAGGACGAGCTGATCCACGCCATCGTCTCCGAGGTGCTCCTCGAGATCAGGGAAGTCTTCGAGTCCGCGGCCGGGCAGACGCCGCCCCCGCCGCCGGACGTCCTGGTCGACCGCGCGCT from Streptomyces flavofungini includes:
- a CDS encoding ABC transporter permease, with amino-acid sequence MPTPSPAAPQQARRTLTVALLVPFIVALALWAFAWPAARNAPRDLPLGVAGPAHATAPLQKQLQQREGAFEIHRYADEAAARNAIEDRTVYGAVVATGQGPKLLTASAASPVVAQLLQQAVAEGAPDGTRVTTVDVVPAPAADPRGAALGSSVLPLAIAGVAAGSMVTLRGLRGPRAAGTLVLASALVGLVAAALADSWLGVLTGDWWAEAGVLGLSALAVAATVAGLGALLGTAGIGVGALLMVLLGNPFSGVTSAPQLLPEPVGLIGQLLPPGAGGSLLRSTAFFDGAAATGPAVTLAVWATLGLGAVLVGARRGRETPPATASPRVREPAPVG
- a CDS encoding type II toxin-antitoxin system Phd/YefM family antitoxin, giving the protein MAYEIPVTQARAELADLINRVVYGSERVVVTRHGKPLVALVSADDLRRLAELDELEEAEAVRAAAGETVISSVSSLGSSTSGAGGEHRRFGIAAEHRGPDSIT
- a CDS encoding ATP-dependent Clp protease proteolytic subunit, whose protein sequence is MQQPFARHVLPEFTERTSSGPRTLDPYSKLLEERIVFLGTPVDDVSANDVMAQLLHLEHLAPDRDISLYINSPGGSFSAATAIYDTLRYTTCDVETVCLGQAASAAAVLLAAGTPGKRSILPGARVVLQQPALAEALRGRPADLAIQAEELRRTRALLEEMLGRHTGQGAERIAAAIERDTVLDAAAAVEFGLVDRVVPSPRGAATAAE